Proteins from a genomic interval of Rhizobium etli CFN 42:
- a CDS encoding carbohydrate ABC transporter permease, with translation MSKARTSPIRTGLVHLALSAYTLVALFPVFLTIVNSFKDRASIFREPLMIPTPSTFSLVGYQTVLGQGDFATYFQNSFIVTIVSILLVLLFGAMAAFALSEYRFRGNLLLGLYMAIGIMIPIRLGTVAILQGMVAAGLVNTLTALILVYTAQGIPLAIFILSEFMRTVSDDLKNAGRIDGLSEYAIFFRLVLPLVRPAMATVAVFTMIPIWNDLWFPLILAPAEATKTVTLGSQIFIGQFVTNWNAVLAALSLAILPILILYVIFSRQLIRGITSGAVK, from the coding sequence ATGTCCAAGGCACGCACATCTCCCATCCGCACCGGCCTCGTGCATCTGGCGCTCAGCGCCTACACACTGGTCGCGCTGTTTCCCGTGTTCCTGACCATCGTCAACTCGTTCAAGGATCGAGCCTCGATCTTCCGCGAGCCGCTGATGATCCCGACGCCGTCGACTTTCAGCCTGGTCGGCTATCAGACGGTGCTCGGGCAGGGCGATTTCGCCACCTATTTCCAGAACAGCTTCATCGTGACCATCGTCTCGATCCTGCTGGTGCTGCTCTTTGGCGCCATGGCCGCCTTCGCGCTATCGGAATACCGCTTCCGCGGCAATCTGCTGCTCGGGCTCTATATGGCGATCGGCATCATGATCCCGATCCGGCTCGGCACGGTGGCGATCCTGCAGGGCATGGTGGCGGCCGGCCTCGTGAATACGCTGACGGCGCTGATCCTCGTCTATACCGCGCAGGGCATACCGCTGGCGATCTTCATCCTGTCGGAATTCATGCGCACGGTCTCGGACGATCTGAAGAACGCCGGGCGTATCGACGGGCTCTCGGAATATGCGATCTTCTTCCGCCTGGTGCTGCCGCTGGTGCGACCTGCCATGGCGACGGTTGCCGTCTTCACCATGATCCCGATCTGGAACGATCTCTGGTTCCCGCTGATCCTGGCGCCTGCCGAAGCGACCAAGACCGTGACGCTCGGTTCGCAGATTTTCATAGGCCAGTTCGTCACCAACTGGAATGCGGTGCTGGCGGCCCTGTCGCTCGCGATCCTGCCGATCCTGATCCTCTACGTCATCTTCTCGCGGCAGCTGATCCGCGGCATCACCTCGGGAGCCGTCAAGTGA
- a CDS encoding ABC transporter ATP-binding protein: MSFLTLNNIQKSFGPVQVVKNFNMNIEKGEFISFLGPSGCGKTTVLRMIAGFETPTGGTLTINGRDQSALKPNQRNIGMVFQAYALFPNMSVRDNVAFGLKVAGAPKPEIDARVKEMLGLIKLDHLADRYPYQLSGGQQQRVALARALAVKPQVLLLDEPLSALDAKIRVSLREEIRQIQQQLGITTVFVTHDQEEALSISDRIVVMNAGKADQIGSPFEIYNKPATRFVASFVGTLNLIEAKVVDPDANLIQIGDQKITLKQSVAAHKAGDTISLALRPEAGSLSDTARSDTALTGQVVSAHFLGSVIRTRMNVGGNVISFDMFNSPGVTPPQAGETVTLRFMAADLLVISD; this comes from the coding sequence ATGTCTTTTCTCACATTGAACAACATCCAGAAGTCCTTCGGCCCGGTTCAGGTCGTCAAGAATTTCAACATGAACATCGAGAAGGGCGAATTCATCTCCTTCCTCGGGCCGTCGGGCTGCGGCAAGACGACCGTCCTACGCATGATCGCTGGCTTCGAAACGCCGACCGGCGGCACGCTGACTATCAACGGCAGGGACCAGAGTGCGCTGAAGCCGAACCAGCGCAATATCGGCATGGTCTTTCAGGCCTATGCCCTGTTCCCCAACATGTCCGTGCGCGACAACGTCGCATTCGGCCTCAAGGTTGCCGGCGCCCCCAAGCCAGAGATCGACGCCCGCGTCAAGGAAATGCTCGGCCTAATCAAGCTCGATCATCTCGCCGACCGCTACCCCTACCAGCTGTCGGGCGGCCAGCAGCAGCGCGTCGCACTCGCCCGCGCGCTCGCCGTCAAGCCGCAGGTGCTGCTGCTCGACGAGCCGCTGTCGGCCCTCGACGCCAAGATCCGCGTGTCGCTGCGCGAGGAAATCCGCCAGATCCAGCAGCAACTCGGCATCACAACTGTTTTCGTTACCCATGACCAGGAAGAGGCGCTGTCGATCTCCGATCGCATCGTCGTCATGAATGCCGGCAAGGCAGACCAGATCGGTTCGCCCTTCGAGATTTACAACAAGCCGGCCACGCGCTTCGTCGCCTCCTTCGTCGGCACGCTGAACCTGATCGAGGCTAAGGTCGTCGATCCCGACGCCAATCTCATCCAGATCGGCGATCAGAAGATCACGCTGAAGCAGTCGGTCGCAGCCCACAAAGCCGGCGACACGATCTCGCTGGCGCTGCGCCCGGAAGCGGGCTCGCTCTCCGACACCGCCAGAAGCGATACCGCGCTCACCGGCCAGGTCGTCTCGGCTCACTTCCTGGGTTCAGTCATCCGCACCCGCATGAATGTCGGCGGCAATGTCATCTCCTTCGACATGTTCAACAGCCCCGGTGTTACCCCGCCACAGGCCGGCGAAACCGTGACGCTGCGCTTCATGGCCGCCGACTTGCTCGTCATCAGCGATTGA
- a CDS encoding ABC transporter permease: MKAQRLGAWIAIILGSSYFVIPLIGTIEFSMRMRRGEYSFDAYQSVFSDAQFRETFGYSMLMALLTIVFGMLLVVPTAYWVRLRLPQMRPVVEFITLLPLVIPAIVIVFGYLRMYNSSSYLPLTGSTTGTNALLVFSYITLSLPYMYRAVDTAMRAIDVRTLTEAAESLGARWTTIMFRCIFPNVMSGVLSGAFITLAIVMGEFTFAALLNRPAFGPYLQLVGANKAYEPSALAVIAFSITWLSMGLLNLVSRFGKARPAKA; this comes from the coding sequence ATGAAAGCTCAACGCCTCGGCGCCTGGATCGCCATTATTCTGGGCTCATCCTATTTCGTCATTCCGCTGATCGGCACCATCGAGTTTTCGATGCGCATGCGTCGCGGCGAATATAGCTTCGACGCTTACCAGTCGGTCTTTTCCGATGCCCAGTTCCGCGAGACCTTCGGCTACTCCATGCTGATGGCGCTTCTGACCATCGTCTTCGGCATGCTGCTCGTCGTCCCCACCGCTTACTGGGTGCGGCTGCGCCTGCCGCAGATGCGCCCCGTCGTCGAATTCATCACGCTGCTGCCGCTCGTCATCCCGGCGATTGTCATTGTCTTCGGTTACCTCAGAATGTACAATTCGTCGTCCTATCTGCCGTTGACGGGTTCGACGACCGGGACGAACGCCCTGCTGGTCTTCTCCTATATCACGCTGTCGCTGCCCTACATGTACCGCGCCGTCGATACCGCCATGCGCGCCATCGACGTCCGCACCCTGACGGAGGCGGCCGAAAGCCTCGGCGCTCGCTGGACGACGATCATGTTCAGATGCATTTTCCCTAACGTCATGAGCGGCGTGCTCTCGGGCGCCTTCATCACGCTGGCGATCGTTATGGGCGAATTCACCTTCGCTGCCCTGCTCAACCGTCCGGCCTTCGGCCCCTACCTGCAGCTTGTCGGCGCCAACAAGGCCTACGAGCCTTCGGCACTCGCCGTTATCGCCTTCTCGATCACCTGGCTCAGCATGGGCCTGCTCAATCTCGTCTCTCGCTTCGGCAAAGCCCGCCCGGCAAAGGCTTAA
- a CDS encoding carbohydrate ABC transporter permease, translating to MSQTDNAADIVPIKRPVRWHIFVFMLPAVIVYSAIMVLPLIETLRLSLYNTVDGQPTFVGLANFKVLFGDPRWAHDFWNALVNNLIFFAIHMCVQNPIGIALAALLSVPKLRGVAFYRTAMFLPTLLSFVIVGFIWKLILSPIWGVAPWMLDLIGLKFLFAPWLGKPGSALIAVSLISNWQYIGIPMMLIYAALLSIPEEVIEAAECDGVTGWAQFWKIKLPLILPAIGIISILTFVGNFNAFDLIYTVQGALAGPDMSTDILGTLLYRTFFGFQLQLGDRSMGATIATVMFLIILAGVSLYLFVIQRRMRRYQF from the coding sequence ATGAGCCAAACCGACAACGCGGCCGATATCGTCCCGATCAAGCGCCCGGTGCGCTGGCACATCTTCGTTTTCATGCTGCCCGCGGTGATCGTCTATTCCGCCATCATGGTGCTGCCGCTCATCGAAACGCTCCGGCTTTCACTCTACAATACGGTCGACGGGCAGCCGACCTTCGTCGGACTCGCGAATTTCAAGGTTCTGTTCGGCGATCCGCGCTGGGCGCATGATTTCTGGAATGCGCTCGTCAACAACCTGATCTTCTTCGCCATCCACATGTGCGTGCAGAACCCGATCGGCATTGCGCTGGCGGCCCTGCTTTCGGTGCCGAAGCTGCGCGGTGTCGCCTTCTACCGCACGGCAATGTTCCTGCCGACGCTGCTTTCCTTCGTCATCGTCGGCTTCATCTGGAAGCTGATCCTCTCGCCGATCTGGGGTGTGGCACCCTGGATGCTCGATCTCATCGGGCTCAAATTCCTGTTCGCGCCCTGGCTCGGCAAGCCCGGCTCGGCGCTGATCGCCGTGTCGCTGATCTCCAACTGGCAATATATCGGCATTCCGATGATGCTGATCTATGCCGCGCTGCTCAGCATCCCCGAAGAGGTGATCGAGGCGGCCGAATGTGACGGCGTCACCGGCTGGGCGCAGTTCTGGAAGATCAAGCTGCCGCTCATCCTGCCGGCAATCGGCATCATCTCGATCCTGACTTTCGTCGGCAATTTCAATGCCTTCGACCTGATCTACACGGTGCAGGGGGCGCTTGCAGGGCCCGATATGTCGACCGATATTCTCGGCACGCTGCTTTACCGCACCTTCTTCGGTTTCCAGCTTCAGCTCGGCGACCGCTCGATGGGCGCGACGATCGCCACCGTGATGTTCCTCATCATCCTCGCCGGCGTCTCGCTTTATCTCTTCGTCATCCAGCGGCGCATGCGTCGCTACCAGTTCTGA
- a CDS encoding ABC transporter ATP-binding protein, which produces MGSLQLKSIRKTYGTHEVLKGIDLEVKDGEFVIFVGPSGCGKSTLLRSIAGLEDVTSGAVVINGRDETLTPPAKRGIAMVFQSYALYPHLTVKDNMGLGLKQAGTPKDEIDKRVGKASGMLSLAPYLARRPAELSGGQRQRVAIGRAIVREPELFLFDEPLSNLDAALRVQTRLEIARLHRSLKATMIYVTHDQVEAMTLADKIVVLNAGTIEQIGSPMELYNRPANVFVAGFIGSPQMNFIAAEKVGDHSAKTIGVRPEHMTLSREQGSWAAKVVHVEHLGADTIIYLESDQCGLLTARLFGEHQYEPDEIVYATPDQARVHRFDADHRAIR; this is translated from the coding sequence GTGGGATCACTTCAACTCAAATCCATCCGCAAGACCTATGGCACGCATGAGGTGCTGAAGGGCATCGATCTCGAGGTCAAGGACGGCGAATTCGTCATCTTCGTCGGGCCGTCGGGGTGCGGGAAGTCGACGCTGCTGCGCAGCATTGCGGGCCTCGAGGACGTCACCTCGGGCGCCGTCGTCATCAACGGTCGCGACGAGACGCTGACGCCGCCGGCCAAACGCGGCATCGCCATGGTGTTCCAGTCCTATGCACTCTACCCGCATCTGACAGTCAAGGACAATATGGGGCTCGGCCTCAAGCAGGCCGGTACGCCGAAGGACGAAATCGACAAACGTGTCGGCAAGGCTTCCGGCATGCTGTCGCTCGCGCCCTATCTGGCGCGGCGGCCGGCCGAACTATCGGGCGGCCAGCGCCAGCGCGTTGCGATCGGCCGCGCCATTGTGCGCGAACCGGAACTCTTCCTGTTTGATGAGCCGCTGTCGAACCTCGATGCGGCGCTGCGTGTGCAGACCCGGCTCGAAATCGCCCGGCTGCACCGCAGCCTGAAGGCGACGATGATCTATGTCACCCATGATCAGGTCGAGGCGATGACGCTCGCCGACAAGATCGTCGTGCTGAATGCCGGCACGATCGAGCAGATCGGCTCGCCGATGGAGCTTTACAACCGTCCGGCCAATGTCTTCGTTGCCGGCTTTATCGGTTCACCGCAGATGAATTTCATTGCGGCCGAAAAGGTTGGTGATCACAGCGCCAAGACAATCGGCGTGCGTCCCGAGCATATGACACTGTCGCGCGAGCAGGGGAGCTGGGCGGCGAAAGTCGTGCATGTCGAGCATCTGGGTGCCGACACGATCATCTATCTCGAATCCGACCAGTGCGGCCTGCTGACGGCCCGCCTCTTCGGTGAACACCAATACGAGCCCGATGAGATCGTCTACGCCACGCCGGATCAGGCGCGCGTGCATCGCTTTGACGCTGACCATCGGGCGATCCGCTGA
- a CDS encoding ABC transporter substrate-binding protein, with amino-acid sequence MKNTALKSLLLASSLLTSAGLVHAADVTLTVESWRNDDLQIWQEKIIPAFEAKNPGIKIVFSPTAPTEYNASLNAKLDAGSAGDIITCRPFDASLELFNKKQLVDITSLPGMENFSAVAKAAWTTDDGKSTFCVPMASVIHGFIYNKDAFDKLGISVPKTEDEFFAALDKIKADGTYIPLAMGTKDLWEAATMGYQNIGPNYWKGEEGREALIAGKQKLTDPEWVKPYEELAKWKPYLGDGFEAQTYSDSQNLFTLGRAAIYPAGSWEIALFNTQAQFKMGAFPPPVPKAGDQGYISDHPDIGVALNAKSTHAEEAKKFLSWVASPEFADIYANALPGFFSLNSNPVKMSDPLAQEFVSWRGPYKSTVRSTYQILSRGTPNLENETWVESANVINGTDTPQVAAQKLQKGLDSWYKPAK; translated from the coding sequence ATGAAAAACACTGCTCTTAAAAGCTTGCTGCTTGCCTCCAGCCTGCTGACGTCGGCCGGTCTCGTGCATGCCGCCGACGTTACGCTGACGGTCGAAAGCTGGCGTAACGACGACCTGCAGATCTGGCAGGAGAAGATCATTCCGGCCTTCGAAGCCAAGAACCCGGGTATCAAGATCGTCTTCTCGCCGACCGCGCCGACCGAATACAATGCCTCGCTGAACGCCAAGCTCGATGCCGGCTCCGCAGGCGACATCATCACCTGCCGTCCGTTCGACGCTTCGCTGGAACTCTTCAACAAGAAGCAGCTCGTGGACATCACCAGCCTGCCAGGCATGGAGAATTTCTCAGCCGTCGCCAAGGCCGCCTGGACCACCGACGACGGCAAGTCGACCTTCTGCGTGCCTATGGCTTCGGTCATCCACGGCTTCATCTACAACAAGGATGCTTTCGACAAGCTCGGCATCTCGGTGCCGAAGACGGAAGACGAGTTCTTTGCAGCGCTCGACAAGATCAAGGCCGACGGCACCTACATTCCGCTCGCCATGGGCACGAAGGACCTCTGGGAAGCCGCGACCATGGGCTACCAGAACATCGGCCCGAACTACTGGAAGGGGGAAGAGGGTCGCGAAGCGCTGATCGCCGGCAAGCAGAAGCTGACCGATCCGGAATGGGTCAAGCCCTACGAAGAGCTTGCCAAGTGGAAGCCCTATCTCGGCGACGGTTTCGAAGCCCAGACCTATTCGGACAGCCAGAACCTCTTCACGCTCGGCCGTGCCGCGATCTATCCGGCCGGTTCCTGGGAAATTGCGCTGTTCAACACGCAGGCCCAGTTCAAGATGGGTGCCTTCCCGCCGCCGGTGCCGAAGGCCGGTGACCAGGGCTACATCTCCGACCATCCTGATATCGGCGTCGCCCTGAACGCGAAGAGCACGCATGCCGAGGAAGCCAAGAAGTTCCTCAGCTGGGTCGCTTCGCCCGAATTCGCCGATATCTACGCGAATGCGCTGCCGGGCTTCTTCAGTCTGAACTCCAACCCGGTCAAGATGTCCGATCCCCTTGCTCAGGAGTTCGTCTCCTGGCGCGGCCCGTACAAGTCGACCGTGCGTTCGACCTACCAGATCCTGTCGCGCGGCACGCCGAACCTCGAAAACGAGACCTGGGTGGAGTCAGCTAATGTGATCAACGGCACGGATACGCCCCAGGTCGCCGCCCAGAAGCTGCAGAAAGGCCTCGACAGCTGGTACAAGCCGGCCAAGTGA
- a CDS encoding N-acetylglucosamine kinase, giving the protein MTELAIGIDGGGTSCRAAVADRNGNIIGRGKAGPANILSDFENSLLNIVESARQALRNARLADETISSVASVVGVAGANVTDYGERIEKALPFAEGRVVTDALIALQGALGDDDGIVGAFGTGSVYNARRDGRLRGIGGWGFIVGDQASGARLGRDLMERSLLAHDGVRPASAITEALMTEYGNDPERIVEFAHSARPTDFARYAPIVFEHAAKGDAVAVGIVTDAAAAIGESLDALLWPECPSICLLGGLAGAYQPWLSERYRSRLASPKGDALQGAVELAGKLSNDRQRGAA; this is encoded by the coding sequence ATGACGGAGCTTGCAATCGGCATAGACGGCGGCGGAACGAGCTGCCGCGCCGCGGTCGCGGACAGAAACGGAAATATCATCGGCCGCGGCAAAGCGGGCCCGGCCAATATTCTGTCCGACTTTGAAAACTCTCTTCTCAACATCGTCGAATCTGCACGGCAGGCGCTGCGCAATGCCCGGCTTGCTGATGAAACAATCTCGTCCGTTGCCTCAGTCGTCGGCGTCGCCGGCGCCAATGTAACGGACTACGGCGAGCGAATCGAAAAGGCCCTGCCCTTTGCCGAAGGCCGGGTCGTCACCGATGCGCTGATCGCGCTGCAGGGCGCGCTTGGTGACGACGACGGCATCGTCGGCGCCTTCGGCACCGGCTCGGTCTATAATGCCCGGCGGGATGGCCGCCTGCGCGGCATCGGCGGCTGGGGCTTCATCGTCGGCGACCAGGCAAGCGGCGCCCGCCTCGGCCGCGATCTCATGGAGCGGTCGCTGCTCGCCCACGACGGTGTGCGTCCGGCTTCTGCGATCACCGAAGCGCTGATGACCGAATACGGCAACGACCCTGAGCGCATCGTCGAATTCGCGCATTCGGCAAGACCGACGGATTTTGCTCGCTATGCGCCCATTGTCTTCGAACATGCGGCCAAAGGCGATGCCGTCGCGGTCGGAATCGTCACGGATGCGGCAGCGGCGATCGGCGAAAGCCTTGACGCACTGCTTTGGCCCGAATGCCCGTCCATCTGCCTGCTTGGCGGCTTGGCCGGAGCCTATCAGCCTTGGCTTTCCGAACGTTACAGATCGCGGCTTGCCAGTCCCAAGGGTGATGCCCTGCAGGGTGCGGTGGAACTTGCCGGCAAGCTTTCGAACGACCGCCAGAGAGGTGCGGCATGA
- a CDS encoding Gfo/Idh/MocA family protein: MSQEKPIRVLVAGLGNMGRSHALAYHNDPGFEIIGLVNRSLAKLEPELRAYTVHPDFMTALAELKPDLCSINTYSDSHADYAVAAFEAGCHVFVEKPLATTVADAERVVAAAKKAGRKLVIGYILRHHPSWTKLIEEARKLGPPYVFRMNLNQQSSGPTWATHKSLMRTTSPIVDCGVHYVDVMCQITDARAVEVRGMGLRLSDEIAADMYNYGQLQVLFEDGSVGWYEAGWGPMISETAFFVKDVISPKGAVSIVMDPDAKSDDIDTHTKTSVIRLHTAETGPDGKFIRPDQDMRMTGEPGHQALCDLEQAFMLRAIREDLNLDRHMADAVASLRICLAADESVRTGQPVRL, from the coding sequence GTGAGCCAGGAAAAACCGATCCGCGTTCTTGTCGCCGGCCTCGGCAATATGGGCCGCAGCCATGCGCTTGCCTATCACAACGATCCAGGTTTCGAGATTATCGGTCTGGTCAACCGCTCCCTCGCGAAGCTGGAGCCCGAACTGCGGGCCTATACGGTTCATCCCGATTTCATGACGGCGCTTGCCGAACTGAAGCCGGATCTCTGCTCGATCAACACCTATTCCGACAGCCATGCCGATTATGCCGTCGCCGCCTTCGAGGCCGGTTGCCATGTCTTCGTGGAGAAACCACTGGCGACCACCGTCGCCGACGCCGAGCGGGTGGTCGCCGCGGCGAAGAAAGCCGGGCGCAAGCTGGTGATCGGCTATATCCTTCGCCACCACCCGTCCTGGACGAAACTGATCGAGGAAGCGCGCAAGCTCGGCCCGCCTTACGTCTTCCGCATGAACCTCAACCAGCAGTCCAGCGGCCCTACCTGGGCGACGCACAAGTCGCTGATGCGTACGACCTCGCCGATCGTCGATTGCGGCGTGCATTATGTCGACGTCATGTGCCAGATCACCGATGCCAGGGCCGTCGAGGTGCGCGGCATGGGGCTGCGCCTCTCCGACGAGATTGCCGCCGACATGTACAATTACGGTCAACTGCAGGTGCTCTTCGAGGATGGTTCGGTCGGCTGGTACGAGGCTGGCTGGGGGCCGATGATTTCGGAGACCGCCTTCTTCGTGAAGGACGTGATATCGCCGAAGGGCGCGGTGTCGATCGTCATGGATCCGGACGCCAAGTCCGACGATATCGACACCCACACCAAGACGTCGGTGATCCGTCTGCATACGGCCGAAACCGGCCCCGACGGCAAGTTCATCCGGCCCGACCAGGACATGAGGATGACAGGCGAGCCCGGTCATCAGGCACTCTGCGACCTGGAACAGGCCTTCATGCTGAGGGCGATCCGCGAGGATCTGAACCTCGATCGCCACATGGCGGATGCGGTGGCGTCGCTACGCATCTGCCTTGCCGCCGACGAGAGCGTGCGTACCGGCCAGCCGGTCAGACTGTAA
- a CDS encoding GntR family transcriptional regulator — MTDDLATLLSLQRLQAAGTGPLYVKLRRTLEEAVRAGTLGHGDALPPERDIAEFAAVSRVTVRKAIDELVADGLLVRRHGSGTFVAKPVSKVEQRLSQLTSFTEDMARRGMSSRSEWLHKGIHTPSPDEMMILGLGTDVKVSRLSRLRIADDQPLAIENASVSGEFLPDPSVVTNSLYAELERLQVRPVRAVQRISATNMKEADAQLLGVPVGAAGLSIERISYLGSGRAVEFTRSLYRGDAYDFVAELTIG, encoded by the coding sequence ATGACCGACGACCTCGCTACCCTTCTTTCCCTGCAGCGCCTGCAGGCCGCCGGCACCGGCCCGCTGTATGTCAAACTTCGCCGCACGCTCGAAGAGGCCGTGCGCGCCGGCACGCTCGGCCACGGCGATGCGCTGCCGCCGGAACGCGATATCGCCGAATTTGCCGCTGTCAGCCGCGTCACGGTGCGCAAGGCGATCGACGAACTCGTCGCCGACGGCCTCCTGGTGCGCCGCCACGGCTCCGGCACCTTCGTCGCCAAACCGGTTTCCAAGGTCGAGCAGCGCCTGTCGCAGCTCACCTCCTTCACCGAGGACATGGCGCGCCGCGGCATGTCCTCCCGCTCCGAATGGCTGCACAAGGGCATCCATACCCCCTCGCCCGACGAGATGATGATCCTCGGGCTGGGCACCGACGTGAAGGTGTCGCGTCTCTCCCGCCTGCGCATCGCCGACGACCAGCCACTGGCGATTGAAAATGCCAGCGTTTCCGGCGAATTCCTGCCCGATCCCTCTGTTGTCACCAACTCGCTCTATGCCGAACTCGAACGCCTGCAGGTCCGTCCGGTGCGCGCGGTGCAGCGTATTTCGGCGACCAACATGAAGGAGGCCGACGCCCAGCTTCTCGGCGTCCCCGTCGGCGCCGCCGGCCTGTCGATCGAGCGCATCTCCTATCTCGGCTCCGGCCGCGCCGTGGAATTCACCCGCTCGCTCTATCGCGGCGATGCCTATGATTTCGTCGCCGAGCTGACGATAGGGTGA
- a CDS encoding ABC transporter permease, with amino-acid sequence MSTVSTPMVSSAPLINRDRVIDWLGIAPFIIFSLLFLIIPTLYLVAGAFLTPEGDLTLKNIGDLFTPSIISAYWISIRVSVASALGGALIGFFLAWAVVLGGLPASVRSTLLTFSGVASNFAGVPLAFAFLATLGRTGLVTVFLREWFDFNLYSTGFNLLSFFGLTITYMYFQIPLMVLILTPALDGMKKEWREASEILGATNRQYWTMVALPILWPSLLGTTLLLFANAFGAIATAFALTGSSLNIVPILLYAQIRGDVLHNANLGYAIALGMIVITGVSNVLYLMLRMRAERWQK; translated from the coding sequence ATGAGCACGGTTTCTACGCCTATGGTGAGCAGCGCCCCCTTGATCAACAGAGACCGCGTGATCGACTGGCTGGGCATTGCACCCTTCATTATCTTCTCGCTGCTGTTCCTGATCATCCCCACGCTCTATCTGGTGGCGGGCGCGTTCCTGACGCCCGAGGGCGACCTCACGCTGAAGAACATCGGCGATCTCTTTACCCCCTCGATCATCAGCGCCTACTGGATCAGTATCCGTGTCTCAGTGGCGTCGGCTCTCGGCGGCGCGTTGATCGGATTCTTCCTCGCCTGGGCCGTCGTTCTCGGTGGCCTGCCCGCCTCCGTCCGCTCGACGCTTCTGACCTTCTCCGGCGTCGCCTCGAATTTTGCCGGCGTGCCGCTCGCCTTCGCATTCCTCGCAACGCTTGGCCGCACCGGCCTTGTGACAGTTTTCCTGCGCGAATGGTTCGATTTCAACCTTTACAGCACCGGCTTCAACCTGCTGTCCTTCTTCGGCCTCACCATCACCTACATGTATTTCCAGATCCCGCTGATGGTGCTGATCCTGACGCCGGCTCTTGACGGCATGAAGAAGGAATGGCGCGAGGCCTCTGAGATTCTCGGCGCCACCAACCGCCAGTACTGGACGATGGTCGCACTGCCGATCCTCTGGCCGAGCCTGCTCGGCACGACGCTGCTGCTCTTTGCCAACGCCTTCGGCGCCATCGCCACCGCCTTCGCGCTGACCGGCAGCTCGCTCAACATCGTGCCGATCCTGCTTTATGCGCAGATCCGCGGCGACGTTCTGCACAATGCCAATCTCGGTTACGCTATCGCGCTCGGTATGATCGTCATAACAGGCGTCTCCAATGTCCTTTACCTCATGCTGCGCATGCGCGCCGAACGGTGGCAGAAATGA